The genomic region TATTGAACCTGGTGATAACCTCAAGGCTGGAATGGGGTTTCCGACCGGCCTTTGCTTGAACCATGAAACTGCGCATTATACGCCTAATCCTGGTCAGAAGGATGTTGTTCTCAAGTATGAGGATGTCATGAAGGTTGACTTCGGCGTGCAGATCAATGGTTGGATCGTTGATAGTGCATTCACCATGTCGTTTGACCCTACCTACGATAATCTTCTGAATGCCGTCAAAGATGCTACCAACAGCGGCATCAAGGTAAGCATTTCACTCACTCATATATTACATGTCTGACAACTGCAGGCTTCTGGAATCGACGTTCGTATCTGCGACGTCAGCGCCGCAATCCAAGAAGCAATGGAGAGCTACGAGGTTGAAATCAACGGCAAGACATACCCCGTCAAACCCGTCCGCAACATCTCAGCGCACAACATCAAGCACTACCAGATCCACGGTGGAAAGTCGATCCCGTTTATCAAGAACAGTGATCAGACTAAGATGGAGGAAGGTGAAGTGTTTGCCATTGAGACGTTTGGTACAACCGGCACTGGACGACTTTACGACGATGTAAGTGTGCATGTTCAGTGAGTTGggttgttgctgatgagtGTAGGTGGGCATTTATGGCTACGGTTTGCATCATGATGCGCCGAGACATGTCAACCTACCATTTGCGTCGGCGAATAGACTTTATAAGGTCATTCGTGAGCAGTTTGGTACTATTGTCTTTTGTCGTCGATATCTTGAGCGTTTAGGCCAAGAGCGATATCTCGCTGGTGTAAGTGCTATAACCGTATGTGAGGGGGAAGATTACTGACGGGTTATAAAGCTAAACTCTTTGGTCTCGAATGGCATTCTTGAAGCGTATGAACCGCTCGCTGATATCAAGGGTTCTTACTCGGCGCAGTTCGAGCATGTAAGTTGATGTCTGCTTGTAAAGCTATGTGATGCTAATG from Fusarium oxysporum Fo47 chromosome III, complete sequence harbors:
- a CDS encoding peptidase M24, structural domain-containing protein translates to MGAKTSEDDHSGGNGQGPLSSKPSSAGGEPLGAHLARDGDGSLGGEGGDDDDDDDDDNNTPTGPLTDGAGKKKKKRKPKKKKKAPTQQSSPPRVPLSDLFKEFPAGEIQDYNTARTTAKELRFMGRRQLEDPEFLNDYRKAAEVHRQVRQWTQQNVKPGDKLIDIANGIEDGVRALLGNQGIEPGDNLKAGMGFPTGLCLNHETAHYTPNPGQKDVVLKYEDVMKVDFGVQINGWIVDSAFTMSFDPTYDNLLNAVKDATNSGIKASGIDVRICDVSAAIQEAMESYEVEINGKTYPVKPVRNISAHNIKHYQIHGGKSIPFIKNSDQTKMEEGEVFAIETFGTTGTGRLYDDVGIYGYGLHHDAPRHVNLPFASANRLYKVIREQFGTIVFCRRYLERLGQERYLAGLNSLVSNGILEAYEPLADIKGSYSAQFEHTILLRESHKEVISRGSDY